One window of Trichomycterus rosablanca isolate fTriRos1 chromosome 2, fTriRos1.hap1, whole genome shotgun sequence genomic DNA carries:
- the tshz1 gene encoding teashirt homolog 1 — protein MPRRKQQAPRRSSAYVPEDELKAAKIDEEHLQDDGLSLDGQDTEYLCNEEEEQREQLSYQNSPLSNGTNPDAGYGSPLSDTSDHLADFKSTSSKEGQEKDEAEDIDTDNGLSVQDSLAKMKAAYANLISDASWSSIARDIMKSKQVSGNSNSTASNHRGSNSAMNSHANNTNGSAGTRISTVTVSATTSTTSSTAFSNATTLTTNSNGNVSGPSSGSVTYDWHQAALAKTLQHTPYHLLPEPSLFSTVQLYRQNNKLYGPVFTGASKFRCKDCSAAYDTLVGLTVHMNETGHYRDDNKDQEDDMGKKWSKPRKRSLMEMEGKEDAQKVLKCMYCGHSFESLQDLSVHMIKTKHYQKVPLKEPMPALASKLVPSTKKRAFHELVSPCSPESITSRTGVPLTESTPTKDPKIANPYVTANNRYGYQNGASYTWQFEARKAQILKCMECGSSHDTLQQLTAHMMVTGHFLKVTNSASKKGKQLVFDPVVEEKFQSIPLPPTTTRLPVPTMKPQPDSPLHSSVAEDKKESLEEKKEVLELDKKIKEEKEDPSEKNENPEKPGQYKYLREEDLEETPKGGLDILKSLENTVSSAISKAQTGTPTWGGYPSIHAAYQLQGTMKSLSAVQSVKMQPTFSASNLKSLSSETSALIHSPSSPSPPPNHKNNVLAMEELVEKVTGKIVTKKEKEEKVIDRIPKHVSTKSPSPVPKEKKDLPQPTDLSRPIKNGTTEETESVNKGGGQNDSRANTPDRNGINVPKPQVSNGCSSFGIITDHSPEQPLVNHLSALQSIMNTHLGKASKTVSPLLDPLAMLYKISNNMMEKPIYNATQVKQVEPINRCYDSDDQPMDLTKSKSSNGRLNNCSSTVMSNSSNSVIANSTRPILSNLSESLSSPLRENALMDISDMVKNLTGRLTPKSSTPSSVSEKSEADGSAFEDTLEDFSHVQKRKGRQSNWNPQHLLILQAQFASSLRETPEGKFIITDLGPQERVHICKFTGLSMTTISHWLANVKYQLRRTGGTKFLKNIDSGQPLFLCSDCSSQFRTPSMYICHLESHLGFSLKDLSKLSIDLMREQQAVTKMITDKTFSSLGLHEEDSNSIYQCKLCNRTFVSKHAVKLHLSKTHGKSPEDHLIFVSELEKLDKV, from the coding sequence TAACGAGGAGGAGGAGCAACGCGAGCAGCTGAGCTATCAGAACTCCCCTCTCAGCAATGGCACCAATCCAGACGCTGGCTACGGCTCGCCCCTCAGCGACACCAGCGATCACCTGGCCGACTTCAAAAGCACCTCGTCCAAAGAGGGCCAAGAGAAGGACGAGGCCGAGGACATAGACACGGACAACGGTCTTTCCGTCCAGGACAGCCTGGCGAAGATGAAAGCCGCCTATGCAAATTTAATCTCAGATGCGTCCTGGTCTAGCATCGCGAGGGACATTATGAAAAGCAAACAGGTTAGCGGCAACAGCAACAGTACTGCGAGTAACCACAGGGGGAGCAATAGTGCTATGAATAGTCATGCAAACAACACGAACGGCAGTGCAGGCACCAGGATTAGCACGGTGACTGTTAGTGCAACAACCAGCACCACCTCAAGCACTGCGTTTTCTAATGCCACCACTTTGACCACTAATAGCAATGGGAATGTTAGCGGTCCCAGTAGTGGAAGTGTAACGTATGATTGGCACCAGGCTGCTCTTGCTAAAACTTTACAACACACACCGTACCATCTGCTTCCAGAACCGAGTCTGTTCAGCACTGTCCAGCTGTATCGGCAGAACAATAAGCTGTATGGGCCAGTCTTTACAGGTGCCAGTAAATTTAGATGCAAGGACTGCAGTGCAGCGTATGACACACTTGTCGGTCTGACAGTCCACATGAACGAAACAGGCCACTACCGTGATGACAATAAAGACCAAGAGGATGACATGGGAAAGAAGTGGTCCAAACCTCGGAAACGGTCCCTAATGGAGATGGAGGGCAAGGAGGATGCCCAGAAAGTCCTGAAATGCATGTATTGTGGACACTCGTTTGAATCCCTGCAAGACCTGAGTGTCCACatgatcaaaacaaaacactacCAGAAAGTGCCTCTCAAAGAACCAATGCCAGCGCTTGCCTCAAAGCTGGTTCCCTCTACCAAAAAGCGAGCATTTCATGAACTGGTGTCTCCATGCTCACCCGAGTCTATCACTAGCAGAACTGGTGTTCCACTGACAGAATCCACACCCACCAAAGACCCAAAGATTGCTAACCCCTACGTAACCGCTAACAATCGCTATGGCTACCAGAATGGCGCAAGTTACACCTGGCAGTTCGAGGCCCGAAAAGCCCAGATTCTCAAGTGCATGGAGTGCGGGAGCTCCCATGACACTTTACAGCAGCTAACGGCTCATATGATGGTCACAGGACATTTTCTTAAAGTCACCAACTCTGCCTCGAAGAAGGGAAAACAGTTGGTCTTTGACCCAGTGGTGGAGGAAAAATTCCAATCCATTCCTCTTCCCCCCACCACTACACGCCTACCAGTTCCAACAATGAAGCCTCAACCAGACTCTCCATTACACTCCTCTGTAGCTGAAGATAAGAAGGAGTCACTGGaggaaaagaaagaagtccTTGAACTGGACAAGAAGATTAAAGAGGAAAAAGAGGATCCTTCAGAAAAAAATGAGAACCCTGAGAAACCTGGCCAGTATAAGTATCTCAGAGAAGAAGATTTGGAGGAGACGCCCAAAGGGGGTCTCGATATCCTCAAGTCACTTGAAAATACTGTATCTAGTGCAATCAGCAAGGCGCAGACAGGTACCCCCACATGGGGTGGTTATCCAAGCATCCATGCTGCCTACCAGCTCCAAGGGACAATGAAATCCCTCTCTGCTGTCCAGAGTGTTAAAATGCAACCTACCTTTAGTGCCAGCAACTTGAAGTCTCTGTCAAGTGAAACCAGTGCTCTCATCCATTCCCCGAGCAGCCCATCCCCACCTCCAAACCATAAGAACAATGTCTTAGCCATGGAGGAGCTGGTGGAGAAAGTGACTGGAAAAATTGTCACAAAAAAAGAGAAGGAGGAAAAGGTTATTGACCGTATCCCAAAACATGTCTCTACCAAGTCACCTTCACCTGTACCCAAGGAAAAAAAAGACTTGCCTCAGCCAACAGACCTTAGCAGGCCTATTAAGAATGGCACCACAGAGGAGACCGAGTCAGTTAATAAAGGCGGTGGACAGAATGACAGTCGTGCTAATACACCTGACAGAAACGGCATAAATGTCCCAAAACCACAGGTCAGCAATGGCTGCAGCAGTTTTGGAATCATCACTGACCACTCACCAGAACAGCCTTTAGTTAACCATCTCAGTGCACTGCAATCGATCATGAACACTCACCTGGGCAAGGCCTCCAAAACTGTCAGCCCTTTGCTAGATCCATTGGCAATGCTGTACAAAATCAGCAACAACATGATGGAGAAACCCATTTACAATGCCACTCAGGTTAAGCAAGTTGAGCCCATCAATAGATGCTATGACAGCGATGACCAGCCGATGGACTTGACAAAATCAAAAAGCAGCAACGGCCGTCTAAACAACTGCTCCTCTACTGTCATGAGTAACAGTAGCAACAGCGTTATCGCCAACAGTACCCGACCCATTTTGTCTAACTTATCGGAATCTCTGTCTTCTCCTTTGCGAGAGAATGCCCTGATGGACATCTCAGACATGGTAAAGAACCTCACAGGCCGCCTGACACCAAAGTCGTCGACTCCTTCTTCTGTTTCTGAAAAGTCTGAGGCAGATGGCAGTGCTTTTGAGGACACCCTCGAGGATTTCTCCCATGTCCAAAAGAGGAAAGGAAGGCAGTCTAACTGGAATCCACAGCATCTTTTGATTCTGCAGGCTCAGTTTGCATCCAGCCTTCGCGAGACTCCTGAAGGGAAGTTCATCATAACAGATCTGGGACCTCAGGAGCGTGTACATATCTGTAAGTTCACAGGTCTCTCAATGACCACCATCTCTCACTGGCTGGCCAACGTGAAGTACCAGCTAAGGCGGACAGGAGGAACGAAGTTCCTGAAGAACATTGACTCGGGCCAGCCTCTGTTCTTGTGCAGTGACTGCTCGTCGCAGTTCAGAACTCCCTCTATGTACATTTGCCACTTAGAATCGCATTTAGGGTTCAGTTTGAAGGACCTCTCAAAGTTATCGATAGACCTTATGAGAGAGCAGCAAGCAGTCACGAAAATGATTACGGATAAGACCTTCAGCTCACTCGGCTTGCATGAGGAGGACTCTAATTCCATCTATCAGTGCAAACTCTGCAATAGGACTTTTGTCAGCAAGCATGCGGTTAAGCTGCATCTCAGCAAAACGCATGGCAAGTCTCCCGAGGACCACTTAATTTTCGTCTCCGAGCTAGAAAAGTTAGACAAGGTGTGA